In Mycobacterium sp. Aquia_216, a genomic segment contains:
- a CDS encoding antitermination protein NusB: MTRLELRAFLAAFLAATVVLGAVICAAYGLTIVAAALAIYALGVGAWLYHSIERLIVARRISTVRSAAKPLQPLLPVMAALMGLTQAVVRSLSDVTELPGRGRELPMLRWMDNTRGGRRVVDSDETER, translated from the coding sequence ATGACCCGACTGGAGCTCCGCGCCTTCCTCGCCGCCTTCCTGGCGGCGACGGTGGTGCTGGGCGCGGTGATCTGTGCCGCGTACGGGCTGACGATTGTCGCCGCGGCGCTCGCGATCTATGCGCTGGGTGTGGGCGCCTGGCTGTACCACTCGATCGAGCGTCTGATTGTCGCCCGCCGCATCAGCACCGTGCGCTCGGCGGCCAAGCCGCTGCAGCCGCTACTGCCGGTGATGGCCGCGCTGATGGGTCTCACCCAGGCCGTGGTGCGCTCGCTCAGCGATGTCACCGAGCTGCCGGGGCGCGGGCGGGAGCTGCCGATGCTGCGGTGGATGGACAACACCCGCGGTGGTCGGCGGGTCGTCGACAGTGACGAAACCGAGCGCTGA
- a CDS encoding ABC transporter substrate-binding protein, with protein MKRHVIRLVVASIVALVSGCSLESLSASSGVVNVVIGYQSKTINTVTAGTLLRAQGYLEHRLADITTRTGTKYAVRWQDYDTGAPITAQMMAEKIDIGSMGDYPLLINGSKTQANPLAKTEIVSITGYNPKGALNMVVVAPGSSATTLNDLAGSKVSASVGSAGHGTLMRALDRGGIKGIEVLNQQPQVGASALESGQVQGLSQFVAWPGLLVFQNKAKLLYDGAELNLPTLHGVVVRRSYAGSHPEVLGAFLQAQLDATDFLNRKPLEAARIVAQSSGLPQEVVYLYNGPGGTSFDTTLKPSLVDALENDVPYLKSIGDFAELDVPGFVQDAPLRAVFGARGLNYDTTRAATANPSVLSGDPALASELWLDGTDATQTLANPTNLLRAVRDATAHGAKVRAAYVPDAELGTRWFADKAVWVQDGQNYLPFGTPAGAHRYLAAHPGGAIVNYQQALGGSV; from the coding sequence ATGAAACGACACGTCATTCGGCTCGTCGTGGCCTCGATCGTCGCGCTCGTGTCCGGTTGCTCGCTGGAATCACTATCGGCGTCCTCCGGTGTGGTCAACGTCGTCATCGGCTATCAGTCCAAGACCATCAACACCGTGACCGCCGGGACACTGCTGCGCGCCCAGGGCTACCTGGAGCACCGGCTCGCCGACATCACCACCCGCACCGGCACCAAATACGCGGTCCGGTGGCAGGATTACGACACGGGTGCCCCGATCACCGCACAGATGATGGCGGAGAAAATCGACATCGGCTCGATGGGGGATTACCCCTTGCTGATCAACGGCTCCAAGACGCAGGCCAATCCGCTCGCGAAAACCGAAATCGTCTCGATAACCGGCTACAACCCCAAGGGCGCGCTCAACATGGTTGTGGTGGCGCCCGGTTCGTCGGCCACTACGCTGAACGACTTGGCCGGCTCGAAGGTCTCGGCGAGCGTGGGCTCGGCCGGTCACGGCACGTTGATGCGTGCACTGGATAGGGGTGGGATCAAGGGCATCGAGGTGCTCAACCAGCAGCCACAGGTCGGCGCATCGGCTCTGGAATCTGGTCAGGTTCAAGGCCTTTCGCAGTTCGTCGCGTGGCCCGGGCTGCTCGTGTTCCAGAACAAGGCCAAACTGCTGTACGACGGTGCCGAGCTGAATCTGCCTACCCTGCACGGGGTGGTGGTGCGGCGCTCGTATGCAGGATCTCATCCGGAGGTGCTGGGCGCGTTCCTGCAGGCGCAGCTGGACGCCACCGATTTCCTGAACCGAAAGCCGCTGGAGGCGGCCCGCATCGTCGCCCAGTCAAGCGGGCTGCCCCAGGAAGTGGTTTACCTCTACAACGGCCCCGGCGGCACGTCATTCGATACCACGCTCAAACCGTCACTGGTCGATGCGCTGGAAAACGATGTGCCGTACCTGAAGTCGATCGGCGACTTCGCCGAACTCGACGTCCCCGGATTTGTCCAGGACGCGCCACTGCGCGCGGTATTCGGTGCCCGCGGCCTGAACTACGACACGACCCGGGCCGCGACCGCCAACCCGTCGGTGCTCAGCGGCGACCCCGCCCTGGCGAGCGAACTGTGGCTGGACGGAACTGACGCCACCCAGACGCTCGCCAATCCGACCAACCTGCTTCGGGCGGTGCGGGACGCGACCGCTCACGGTGCCAAAGTCCGTGCCGCCTATGTTCCCGACGCCGAGCTGGGCACCCGCTGGTTCGCCGACAAGGCGGTCTGGGTGCAAGACGGGCAGAACTACCTGCCGTTCGGCACCCCGGCCGGCGCACATCGCTATCTTGCCGCTCACCCTGGCGGAGCCATCGTGAATTACCAACAGGCCCTTGGAGGTTCGGTATGA
- a CDS encoding ABC transporter ATP-binding protein, with amino-acid sequence MTLTSNAMSLELDRVRLSYTGDPVIDGLSLTVRPGEILVLTGPSGCGKSTVLRALAGLLRPDSGRILADGAEVTTTSGDRGMVFQDNALLPWRTVRSNIELALRLRRVPRTGRRAEADRWIAELGLTGFGDYLPKSLSGGMRQRVQLARGLAGTPRAVMMDEPFGALDTQTRGAMQRLLIDTWSAHPTTIVFVTHDVDEALLVGDRIAVLGKAGQPLRALIDVPEPRVDQQRTALRAEVIAALDHSAVAA; translated from the coding sequence ATGACCCTGACCAGCAACGCAATGAGCCTGGAATTGGATCGAGTTCGTCTGTCCTACACCGGGGATCCGGTGATCGATGGGCTGAGCCTGACCGTGCGTCCGGGAGAGATCCTGGTGCTGACCGGCCCCTCGGGCTGCGGCAAGTCGACCGTGCTGCGCGCCCTGGCCGGACTACTGCGGCCCGACAGCGGCCGGATCCTGGCCGACGGCGCCGAAGTGACCACCACCTCGGGCGACCGGGGGATGGTGTTCCAGGACAACGCTTTGCTGCCATGGCGCACCGTGCGGTCCAACATCGAGCTGGCCCTGCGACTGCGTCGGGTGCCGCGCACCGGCCGGCGCGCGGAGGCCGACCGCTGGATCGCCGAGCTCGGCCTGACCGGCTTCGGCGACTACCTGCCCAAGAGCTTGTCCGGTGGCATGCGTCAGCGTGTCCAGCTGGCCCGCGGCCTGGCCGGAACGCCGCGCGCGGTGATGATGGATGAGCCGTTCGGGGCGCTGGACACCCAAACCCGTGGCGCCATGCAGCGGTTGCTGATCGACACCTGGAGCGCTCATCCGACGACGATCGTCTTCGTCACGCACGACGTCGACGAGGCGCTGCTGGTGGGTGACCGCATCGCCGTGCTGGGCAAGGCCGGCCAGCCGTTGCGCGCCCTCATCGACGTGCCGGAGCCGCGCGTTGATCAGCAGCGCACCGCGCTGCGCGCTGAAGTCATTGCCGCACTGGATCATTCGGCGGTGGCAGCATGA
- a CDS encoding aminotransferase class I/II-fold pyridoxal phosphate-dependent enzyme, whose translation MNPYSAYPRRLHVSALAAVANPSYTRIDTWNLLDDACRRLAEVDLAGLDKTHDLAKVKRLMDRLGAYERYWLYPGAENLATYRAHLESLSTVRLAEEVSLAVRLLSEYGDRTALFDTSAPLADQELVAQAKQQQFYTVLLADDSPNTGPDCLAEALRALRSASDDVQFELLVVPSVEDAITAVALNGEIQAAIIRHDVSLRSRDRVPLMNSLLGVSDDPVSRDYGRDRDCIECGEWIRELRPHIDIYLLTDESIAAGNDEEHDVYDRTFYRLNDVTDLYSTVLAGLRSRFATPFFDALRAYADSPVGQFHALPVARGASIFNSKSLQDMGEFYGRNIFMAETSTTSGGLDSLLDPHGNIKKAMDKAAKTWHSNQTYFVTNGTSTANKIVVQSLTRPGDIVLIDRNCHKSHHYGLVLAGAYPLYLDAYPLPQFAIYGAVPLETIKKALLDLEAAGQLDKVRMLLVTNCIFDGVVYNPLRVMEEVLAIKPDICFLWDEAWYAFATAVPWARQRTAMVAADRLEQMLASPEYAAEYRNWAASMEGIPRSEWVNHRLLPDPGKARVRVYATHSTHKSLSAFRQASMIHVRDRDFNSRARDAFGEAFLTHTSTSPNQQLLASLDLARRQVDIEGFQLVRQVYDMALVFRHRVRKDRLISKWFRILDEADLVPEEFRASAVSSYREVRQGALAEWNEAWRSDQFVLDPTRVTLFLGNTGMNGYDFREKILMERFGIQINKTSINSVLLIFTIGVTWSSVHHLLDVLRRVATDLDRERELASVADWTLHNRRVEEITQDLPHLPDFSEFDIAFRPVDACGFGDMRSAFYAGYEESDREYVQLGRAGRRIAEGRKLVSTTFVVPYPPGFPVLVPGQVVSKEILYFLAQLDVKEIHGYNPDLGLSVFTPEALARLEAQRSAATAAVGSAFPAFELPPDASVLNGGRNGDRVKAVTEDA comes from the coding sequence ATGAATCCCTACAGTGCTTACCCGCGACGTCTGCACGTCTCCGCCCTGGCGGCGGTGGCCAACCCGTCGTACACGCGCATCGACACCTGGAACCTGCTCGACGACGCGTGCCGTCGCCTCGCCGAGGTCGACCTGGCCGGGCTGGACAAAACGCATGACTTGGCGAAGGTCAAGCGCCTGATGGACCGCCTCGGGGCTTACGAGCGCTACTGGCTGTATCCCGGGGCGGAAAACCTGGCGACCTACCGCGCTCACCTGGAAAGCCTGTCGACGGTGCGGCTGGCCGAGGAGGTGTCGCTGGCGGTGCGCCTACTGTCCGAATATGGGGACCGCACAGCACTTTTCGACACTTCTGCACCGTTGGCGGACCAGGAGTTGGTGGCCCAGGCCAAGCAGCAGCAGTTCTACACCGTGTTGCTCGCCGATGACTCGCCGAACACCGGACCCGACTGCCTGGCCGAGGCCCTGCGGGCGCTGCGTTCGGCGTCCGATGATGTGCAATTCGAGCTGCTGGTGGTGCCGAGCGTCGAGGACGCCATCACCGCCGTCGCCCTGAACGGCGAGATTCAGGCCGCGATCATCCGCCACGACGTGTCGTTGCGTTCGCGGGATCGGGTGCCGTTGATGAACTCACTGCTGGGCGTCAGCGACGATCCGGTCAGTCGCGACTACGGCCGCGACCGCGACTGCATCGAATGTGGCGAATGGATCCGTGAGCTGCGGCCGCACATCGATATCTACCTGCTCACCGACGAGTCGATCGCGGCCGGCAACGACGAAGAACACGACGTCTACGATCGGACGTTCTACCGGCTCAACGACGTCACCGATCTGTACAGCACGGTGCTGGCCGGTCTGCGAAGCCGTTTCGCCACACCGTTTTTCGATGCCCTGCGGGCTTACGCGGATTCGCCGGTCGGCCAATTCCACGCGCTGCCCGTCGCGCGCGGCGCCAGTATCTTCAACTCGAAGTCACTGCAGGACATGGGGGAGTTCTACGGCCGCAACATCTTCATGGCCGAGACTTCGACCACCTCGGGCGGCTTGGACTCGCTACTGGATCCGCACGGCAACATCAAGAAGGCGATGGACAAGGCCGCCAAGACGTGGCACTCCAACCAGACGTACTTCGTCACCAATGGAACGTCGACGGCCAACAAGATCGTCGTGCAATCGCTGACCCGGCCGGGCGACATCGTGCTGATCGACCGCAACTGCCACAAGTCGCACCACTACGGTCTGGTGCTGGCCGGCGCCTATCCGCTGTATCTGGACGCCTATCCGCTGCCGCAGTTCGCGATCTACGGTGCGGTGCCGCTGGAGACGATCAAGAAGGCACTGCTGGATCTGGAGGCGGCCGGCCAGCTGGACAAGGTGCGGATGCTGTTGGTCACCAACTGCATCTTCGACGGCGTGGTCTACAACCCGCTGCGGGTGATGGAGGAGGTGCTGGCGATCAAACCGGACATCTGCTTCCTGTGGGACGAGGCGTGGTACGCGTTTGCCACCGCCGTGCCGTGGGCCCGGCAACGGACCGCCATGGTGGCAGCTGACCGTCTTGAGCAGATGCTGGCGTCGCCGGAATACGCTGCGGAATACCGCAATTGGGCCGCGTCGATGGAGGGGATCCCCCGGTCGGAGTGGGTCAACCACCGGCTGCTGCCCGATCCCGGCAAGGCGCGGGTGCGGGTCTACGCGACGCACTCCACGCACAAGTCGCTGTCGGCGTTCCGGCAGGCATCGATGATCCACGTGCGCGACCGGGACTTCAATTCGCGCGCCCGCGACGCGTTCGGCGAGGCGTTCTTGACCCACACCTCCACATCGCCGAACCAGCAGCTGCTCGCGTCGCTGGATCTGGCGCGCCGGCAGGTCGACATCGAGGGATTCCAGTTGGTGCGGCAGGTCTACGACATGGCGCTGGTGTTCCGGCACCGGGTCCGCAAGGACCGGCTGATCAGCAAGTGGTTCCGCATCCTCGACGAGGCCGACCTGGTGCCCGAGGAGTTCCGGGCGTCGGCGGTCAGCTCTTATCGCGAGGTCAGGCAGGGCGCGCTGGCGGAGTGGAATGAAGCGTGGCGGTCCGATCAGTTCGTGCTGGATCCGACACGAGTCACCCTGTTCCTCGGCAACACCGGAATGAACGGATACGACTTCCGCGAGAAGATTCTGATGGAGCGTTTCGGAATTCAGATCAACAAGACGTCGATCAACAGCGTGCTGCTGATCTTCACGATCGGTGTCACCTGGTCCAGCGTGCATCACCTGCTCGACGTGCTGCGCCGGGTGGCCACCGACCTCGATCGGGAGCGGGAATTGGCCAGTGTGGCCGACTGGACGCTGCACAACCGTCGCGTCGAGGAGATCACCCAGGATCTGCCGCACCTTCCCGACTTCAGCGAATTCGATATCGCGTTCCGTCCGGTGGACGCCTGCGGGTTCGGTGACATGCGGTCGGCGTTCTACGCGGGGTATGAAGAGTCCGATCGTGAGTACGTGCAGCTCGGCAGGGCCGGGCGGCGGATCGCGGAGGGCCGGAAATTGGTGTCCACCACGTTTGTGGTGCCCTACCCGCCGGGTTTCCCGGTGCTGGTCCCTGGCCAGGTCGTCTCCAAGGAGATCCTGTATTTCCTGGCCCAGCTCGACGTCAAGGAAATCCACGGATATAACCCGGATCTCGGCTTGTCGGTGTTCACGCCGGAGGCATTGGCCCGCCTGGAAGCCCAGCGAAGCGCGGCGACCGCCGCGGTCGGCTCGGCGTTCCCGGCTTTCGAACTGCCCCCGGACGCATCCGTTTTGAACGGCGGACGTAATGGAGACCGCGTCAAGGCCGTCACCGAAGACGCCTGA
- a CDS encoding ABC transporter permease: MTAFLTGDPAAPVAGQAIDAVAATGAPRRTASPWQWRLLRLASVAAAIGLWQLLTADKVRLLLRFDTLPTVTEIVHALQRRLGTYEYWLDLAQSLIRILTGFGLAAVIGVATGVLLGRSRLFANTFGPLAELARPIPAIAVVPVAILLFPTDEAGIVFITFLAAYFPIMVSTRHAVRALPTLWEDSVRTLGGNRWDVLKQVVLPGILPGVFGGLSVGMGVAWICVISAEMISGRLGIGYRTWQDYTVLAYPQVFVGIITIGVLGFSTAAAVEVVGRRVTGWLPRAQEEQR; encoded by the coding sequence ATGACTGCTTTCCTGACCGGCGATCCGGCAGCCCCGGTCGCCGGCCAAGCGATCGACGCCGTCGCGGCAACCGGCGCCCCGCGACGTACCGCTTCGCCGTGGCAGTGGCGGCTGTTGCGGCTCGCCTCGGTTGCCGCCGCGATCGGCTTGTGGCAGCTGCTCACCGCCGACAAAGTGCGGCTGTTGCTGCGTTTCGACACGCTGCCGACGGTCACCGAGATCGTCCACGCGCTGCAGCGTCGACTCGGAACCTATGAGTACTGGCTCGATCTGGCGCAGTCCTTGATCCGCATTCTCACCGGCTTCGGGCTGGCCGCCGTGATCGGCGTCGCGACGGGCGTGCTGCTCGGCCGCTCCCGATTGTTCGCCAACACCTTCGGTCCGCTGGCCGAGTTGGCCAGGCCCATCCCGGCGATCGCGGTGGTTCCGGTGGCGATCCTGCTGTTCCCGACCGACGAGGCCGGCATCGTGTTCATCACCTTCCTCGCGGCCTACTTCCCGATCATGGTCAGTACCCGGCATGCGGTTCGGGCGCTGCCGACCTTGTGGGAAGACTCGGTGCGCACCCTCGGCGGCAACCGGTGGGACGTGCTGAAACAGGTGGTGTTACCGGGGATCCTGCCGGGAGTGTTCGGTGGCTTGTCGGTCGGCATGGGGGTGGCGTGGATCTGTGTGATCTCCGCGGAGATGATCTCCGGCCGGCTGGGCATCGGCTATCGCACCTGGCAGGACTACACCGTGCTGGCCTACCCCCAGGTGTTCGTCGGCATCATCACCATCGGCGTGCTCGGATTCAGCACCGCCGCGGCCGTCGAAGTCGTGGGTCGTCGGGTGACCGGCTGGCTGCCGCGCGCACAGGAGGAGCAACGATGA
- a CDS encoding GntR family transcriptional regulator, translating to MAEAIPIRGPRADRARRVADVLRQQIHAGAYPDGLPAESDLAAEFAVSRNSIREALGILKHEGLIDRGPKVGTHVAQRKYDHRIDSLLGLKETFKHIGEVRNEVRAATLVVAPPAVAGRLQLEPGGQAVFIERLRYLGDLPLSLDLTYLTPDIGTQILDHPLENPLDTQDLFALIEQVSGHRLGEASLALEAIPADLHSAATLHVPDGSPLLMLERLTSLDDGTPVDLEYIRMRGDRITMRGHLIRSKP from the coding sequence GTGGCTGAGGCGATACCCATTCGTGGACCCCGGGCCGACCGTGCCCGCCGGGTCGCCGATGTGTTGCGGCAGCAGATCCACGCAGGGGCCTATCCGGACGGCCTGCCGGCCGAGAGCGATTTGGCGGCCGAGTTCGCGGTGTCCCGCAACAGCATTCGCGAGGCCCTCGGCATCCTCAAGCACGAAGGTCTGATCGACCGCGGACCCAAGGTCGGCACCCACGTCGCGCAGCGCAAATACGACCACCGGATCGATTCCCTGCTGGGCTTGAAAGAGACCTTCAAACACATCGGCGAAGTCCGCAACGAGGTGCGCGCCGCGACGCTCGTGGTCGCTCCGCCGGCGGTGGCCGGGCGGCTGCAGCTGGAGCCCGGGGGGCAGGCGGTGTTCATCGAGCGGTTGCGCTACCTCGGTGACTTGCCGCTCAGCCTCGACCTGACCTACCTCACCCCGGATATCGGAACCCAGATCTTGGATCACCCGCTGGAAAACCCCCTCGATACGCAAGACCTCTTCGCGCTGATCGAGCAGGTCAGCGGACACCGGCTTGGCGAGGCGTCGCTGGCGCTGGAGGCCATCCCCGCCGATCTGCATTCGGCGGCCACTCTGCACGTGCCTGACGGGTCGCCGCTGCTCATGCTCGAGCGGCTCACCAGTCTCGACGATGGCACACCCGTCGACCTCGAGTACATCCGGATGCGCGGCGATCGAATCACGATGCGCGGCCACCTGATAAGGAGCAAACCATGA
- the nusB gene encoding transcription antitermination factor NusB yields MPDGKSPRPAKGRHHARKRAVDLLFEADSRGLSPSSVADSRTALAQANPDVKALHPYTAAVAHGVGDQIAHIDDLISTHLQGWTLDRLPAVDRAILRVAVWELLYAGDVPEPVAVDEAVQLAKELSTDDSPGFVNGVLGQIMLVTPQIRAAAEAVQGATRTGAATTPENPEPAS; encoded by the coding sequence ATGCCGGACGGTAAATCGCCAAGGCCCGCGAAGGGACGCCATCACGCCCGCAAGCGCGCCGTGGACTTGCTGTTCGAAGCCGATTCCCGCGGGCTGAGCCCGTCCAGTGTGGCCGACTCGCGCACCGCGCTGGCCCAAGCCAACCCCGACGTCAAGGCACTGCACCCGTATACGGCCGCGGTGGCGCACGGGGTCGGCGATCAGATCGCCCATATCGACGACCTGATCAGCACCCACCTGCAGGGCTGGACATTGGACCGGCTGCCCGCGGTCGACCGCGCCATCCTGCGAGTTGCGGTATGGGAGCTGCTTTATGCCGGCGATGTGCCGGAGCCGGTAGCTGTCGACGAGGCCGTGCAGCTGGCCAAGGAGTTGTCCACCGATGACTCGCCGGGCTTCGTCAATGGCGTACTTGGACAGATCATGTTGGTCACACCGCAGATCCGGGCGGCCGCCGAGGCCGTCCAAGGAGCCACGCGAACGGGTGCGGCCACCACACCGGAGAATCCCGAACCGGCGTCATGA
- a CDS encoding fumarate reductase/succinate dehydrogenase flavoprotein subunit has protein sequence MMQIPDPTTPVRLDCDVLVIGGGTAGTMAALSAAEHGAQVLLLEKAHVRHSGALAMGMDGVNNAVIPGKAEPEDYVAEITRANDGIVNQRTIYQTASRGFAMVQRLERYGVKFEKDEHGEYAVRRVHRSGSYVLPMPEGKDVKKALYRVLRQRSMREKIQIENRLMPVRVLVDDSSGQRRAVGAAALNTRTGEFVAIGAKAVILSTGACGRLGLPASGYLYGTYENPTNAGDGYAMAYHAGAELSGIECFQVNPLIKDYNGPACAYVANPFGGYQVNSDGERFVDSDYWSGQMMAEVKSEIDSARGPIYLKVSHLADETLTALENILHTTERPTRGTFHANRGHDYRTHDIEMHISEIGLCSGHSASGVWVDEHARTTLPGLYAAGDLACVPHNYMIGAFVFGDLAGTHAASVRTEVAAPQQLPDDQLRDAHELIYRPLRHPDGPPQPQVEYKLRRFVNDYVAPPKTAAKLSIAVRTFDRMQAEIAEMGARTPHELMRAVEVSFIRDCAEMAARSSLTRTESRWGLYHERADMPVRDDSQWGYHLNLHKGSDGEMVFLKRPVAPYLVSVPELDGLPPVDQTVHAVEQPPLVGGKAPAAAGSRIAAATTAFEPPSPRIAEVLALEEPTIADLQPYLADADPGVRRTAVATLTEHIPDGYAPALFAALDDADAGVRRTSAEGIRELVEVLPDPADAEPYLLSPDTVVRAATVYLLAARRAGAAGQYRRALDDPDHRVRIEAVRALVSVDDVAGVEAATRDENREVRIAAAAGLATLGAGVEAVSALITDPDPLVRAAALTALGELGCSQDDFAAVERALQAPAWQVREGAARALAGAATELAVPRLAGALSDAHLDVRKAAVLSLTRWAGEAVARDALGIALKDSDADVRAYARRALEVQKA, from the coding sequence ATGATGCAAATTCCAGATCCCACCACGCCGGTGCGCCTGGACTGCGATGTGCTGGTCATCGGCGGTGGCACCGCGGGCACCATGGCGGCACTGTCGGCCGCCGAGCACGGCGCGCAGGTACTGCTGCTGGAGAAGGCGCACGTGCGGCATTCCGGTGCGCTGGCGATGGGCATGGACGGGGTCAACAACGCCGTCATCCCGGGCAAGGCCGAGCCGGAGGACTACGTCGCGGAGATCACCCGCGCCAACGACGGAATCGTCAACCAGCGCACCATCTATCAGACCGCCAGCCGCGGGTTCGCGATGGTGCAGCGGCTGGAACGCTACGGGGTGAAGTTCGAGAAGGACGAGCACGGCGAATACGCGGTCCGCCGGGTGCACCGCTCGGGTTCCTACGTGTTGCCGATGCCCGAAGGCAAGGACGTCAAGAAGGCGTTGTACCGGGTGCTGCGGCAGCGGTCGATGCGGGAGAAGATCCAGATCGAGAACCGCTTGATGCCGGTGCGGGTGCTGGTGGACGACAGTTCTGGGCAGCGCCGGGCCGTGGGCGCCGCGGCGTTGAACACGCGCACCGGCGAATTCGTCGCGATCGGCGCCAAGGCGGTGATCCTGTCGACGGGGGCGTGCGGGCGGCTCGGGCTGCCTGCGTCGGGCTACCTGTACGGCACCTACGAGAACCCGACGAACGCCGGCGACGGGTACGCGATGGCGTATCACGCCGGCGCCGAGCTCTCCGGTATCGAGTGTTTTCAGGTCAATCCGTTGATCAAGGACTACAACGGGCCGGCCTGTGCTTATGTGGCGAACCCGTTCGGCGGCTACCAGGTCAACTCGGACGGCGAGCGGTTCGTCGACTCCGACTATTGGTCGGGGCAGATGATGGCCGAGGTCAAAAGCGAGATCGACTCCGCACGCGGACCGATCTATCTGAAGGTGTCGCACCTGGCCGACGAGACGCTCACGGCGCTGGAGAACATCCTGCATACCACCGAGCGGCCCACCCGGGGCACCTTCCACGCCAACCGTGGCCATGACTACCGGACGCATGACATTGAGATGCACATTTCCGAAATCGGCTTGTGCAGTGGGCATTCGGCTTCCGGGGTGTGGGTCGACGAGCATGCGCGAACCACATTGCCCGGGCTGTACGCCGCGGGGGATCTGGCGTGTGTGCCGCACAATTACATGATCGGGGCCTTCGTGTTCGGTGACCTCGCCGGCACCCACGCCGCCTCGGTGCGCACGGAAGTCGCTGCACCACAGCAACTTCCGGATGACCAGCTACGTGACGCGCATGAGCTGATCTACCGGCCGCTGCGGCACCCGGACGGGCCGCCGCAGCCGCAGGTCGAATACAAGCTGCGACGATTCGTCAACGACTATGTGGCGCCGCCGAAGACGGCAGCCAAACTGTCCATCGCGGTGCGCACCTTCGACCGGATGCAAGCCGAGATCGCCGAGATGGGGGCACGCACTCCGCATGAGCTGATGCGGGCCGTCGAGGTGTCGTTCATCCGGGACTGCGCCGAGATGGCGGCCCGATCCTCACTGACCCGCACCGAATCCCGTTGGGGCCTCTACCATGAACGGGCCGACATGCCGGTCCGCGACGACAGCCAGTGGGGCTATCACCTGAACCTGCACAAGGGGTCCGACGGCGAGATGGTATTTCTCAAGCGTCCCGTTGCCCCGTACCTGGTGTCGGTCCCGGAGCTGGACGGCCTGCCGCCGGTGGACCAGACGGTGCACGCGGTGGAGCAGCCACCCCTGGTGGGCGGCAAAGCCCCGGCTGCCGCCGGATCGCGAATCGCCGCGGCGACAACCGCGTTCGAGCCGCCGTCGCCGCGGATCGCCGAGGTCCTCGCCCTCGAAGAGCCGACGATCGCCGATCTGCAACCGTATCTGGCCGACGCCGATCCCGGGGTGCGTCGCACCGCCGTGGCAACGCTGACCGAGCACATTCCCGACGGTTATGCGCCCGCCCTGTTCGCCGCGCTCGACGACGCCGACGCCGGCGTGCGCCGCACCAGTGCCGAGGGAATCCGTGAACTGGTCGAAGTGCTGCCCGACCCGGCCGATGCGGAACCGTATCTGCTGTCGCCCGATACGGTCGTGCGCGCGGCCACGGTTTACCTGCTGGCCGCACGCCGGGCCGGAGCGGCCGGCCAATACCGCCGCGCGCTCGACGATCCCGACCACCGAGTGCGGATCGAGGCGGTACGGGCGCTGGTCTCGGTCGACGACGTGGCCGGGGTGGAAGCAGCAACCCGTGACGAAAACCGGGAGGTCCGTATCGCGGCGGCCGCGGGCCTGGCCACGCTGGGTGCCGGTGTCGAGGCCGTCAGCGCGCTGATCACCGACCCCGATCCGTTGGTGCGCGCGGCCGCACTGACGGCGCTTGGTGAATTGGGCTGCAGCCAAGATGATTTCGCTGCGGTCGAGCGCGCGTTGCAGGCGCCGGCGTGGCAGGTGCGGGAGGGTGCGGCTCGTGCGCTGGCCGGGGCCGCGACCGAGCTCGCGGTGCCACGACTGGCCGGTGCGCTCTCCGACGCACACCTGGACGTGCGCAAGGCGGCGGTTCTCAGCCTGACCCGCTGGGCGGGTGAGGCCGTCGCCCGCGATGCTCTCGGCATCGCGCTCAAGGACAGCGACGCCGACGTGCGGGCCTATGCGCGCCGGGCGTTGGAAGTCCAGAAGGCGTAA
- a CDS encoding 4Fe-4S dicluster domain-containing protein produces the protein MTLVNNNRVDVPVTIDESLCIDGCTLCVDVCPLDALAINPDTGKAFMHVDECWYCGPCAARCPTGAVTVNMPYLLR, from the coding sequence ATGACGCTGGTCAACAACAACCGAGTCGACGTGCCGGTCACGATCGACGAGTCGCTGTGTATCGACGGATGCACGCTCTGCGTCGACGTCTGTCCGCTGGACGCGCTGGCCATCAACCCCGACACCGGCAAGGCGTTCATGCACGTCGACGAATGCTGGTACTGCGGCCCCTGCGCCGCCCGCTGCCCCACGGGCGCTGTCACCGTCAATATGCCGTATTTACTTCGCTGA